Proteins encoded together in one Dermacentor variabilis isolate Ectoservices chromosome 2, ASM5094787v1, whole genome shotgun sequence window:
- the LOC142571398 gene encoding transmembrane protein 256 homolog: protein MNFIKYVSDAVTDNFVTRYVRGYAHGPLSPASSPHELSKPPSWACQLVKSGGGFVRLAGLSGALAVALGAYGAHALFKRDDVPEELKEAYDRANHYHFLHTLALLGVPLTRRPALVGSLLLLGMGLFCGSCYAYALTGNPSVKYGAPFGGTVLILAWLCILL, encoded by the exons ATGAATTTCATAAAGTACGTGTCGGACGCAGTGACAGACAACTTCGTTACGAGGTATGTGCGCGGCTACGCGCACGGACCGCTGTCCCCTGCAAGCTCTCCGCACGAACTCTCGAAGCCGCCCTCGTGGGCGTGTCAGCTCGTCAAGAGTGGCGGTGGCTTCGTGCGGCTTGCGGGACTTTCAGGCGCACTAGCCGTCGCCCTTGGTGCATACGGCGCACACG CCCTGTTCAAGCGCGACGACGTACCAGAAGAGCTGAAGGAGGCATATGACCGTGCCAACCACTACCACTTCCTGCACACGCTGGCACTGCTGGGTGTCCCGCTAACAAGACGTCCAGCACTG GTGGGCAGCCTCCTCTTGTTGGGCATGGGCCTTTTTTGTGGCTCGTGTTACGCTTATGCCCTGACAGGCAATCCTTCCGTCAAGTATGGCGCCCCTTTCGGTGGCACTGTGCTCATCCTGGCCTGGCTGTGCATCCTCTTGTGA